One genomic window of Candidatus Eisenbacteria bacterium includes the following:
- the rho gene encoding transcription termination factor Rho, with protein MNGQDRRGGRRRRQRGGGGGQQQQRRRGGLEILKDLQQRGAALDPYERLVLELPAGQGDPPYGDRITGRAIDLIAPIGRGQRCLLVAPPKAGKTRILQAIAASVAHNHPDVKVYALLVDERPEEVTDFKRNTPAEVIAASSDMTVDEHIETAERAMEQVAQQVIEGKDVVLLLDSITRLARAYNAAAGNSGRTMSGGLDSNAMQAPRQIFGAARKIENGGSLTIIGTALVDTGSRMDQIIFEEFKGTGNSEIFLSRELAERRIYPAIDIPRSGTRKEEKLIAPDLLNTFQALRRILVQMPPQEAMLKLTDRLGKTKTNQEFFNLVRVGES; from the coding sequence ATGAACGGCCAGGACCGGCGCGGAGGGCGCCGCCGCCGCCAGCGCGGCGGCGGAGGCGGCCAGCAGCAGCAGCGCCGGCGCGGCGGCCTCGAGATCCTGAAGGATCTGCAGCAGCGCGGCGCGGCGCTCGATCCTTACGAGCGGCTGGTCCTCGAACTGCCCGCGGGCCAGGGCGACCCGCCCTACGGTGACCGCATCACCGGGCGCGCCATAGATCTCATCGCTCCGATCGGGCGCGGGCAGCGCTGCCTGCTCGTCGCTCCGCCCAAGGCGGGCAAGACGCGCATCCTGCAGGCCATCGCCGCCTCGGTCGCGCACAACCACCCGGACGTGAAGGTGTACGCGCTGCTCGTGGACGAACGCCCCGAGGAAGTCACCGACTTCAAGCGCAACACTCCCGCCGAGGTCATCGCCGCCTCGAGCGACATGACCGTGGACGAGCACATCGAGACCGCCGAGCGGGCCATGGAGCAGGTCGCCCAGCAGGTCATCGAGGGCAAGGACGTCGTGCTGCTGCTCGACTCCATCACGCGGCTCGCCCGCGCCTACAACGCCGCGGCCGGCAACAGCGGACGCACGATGTCGGGCGGCCTCGACTCGAACGCCATGCAGGCGCCGCGGCAGATCTTCGGCGCCGCGCGCAAGATCGAGAACGGCGGCTCGCTGACGATCATCGGCACCGCGCTGGTGGACACCGGCTCGCGCATGGACCAGATCATCTTCGAGGAGTTCAAGGGCACCGGAAACTCCGAGATCTTCCTGTCGCGCGAGCTGGCCGAGCGGCGCATCTACCCGGCGATCGACATCCCCAGGAGCGGCACGCGCAAGGAGGAAAAGCTCATCGCCCCGGACCTGCTCAACACGTTCCAGGCGCTGCGCCGCATCCTCGTGCAGATGCCGCCGCAGGAGGCGATGCTCAAGCTCACCGACCGCCTGGGCAAGACGAAGACGAACCAGGAGTTCTTCAACCTGGTGAGGGTCGGCGAGAGCTAG
- a CDS encoding cob(I)yrinic acid a,c-diamide adenosyltransferase — protein MKIYTRTGDDGTTGLIGAGRVPKHDPRVEACGSVDELNAVLGVARALDGGRLVDAHLAKLQSALFQVGAELAAVDERALASLHRVSDDDILSIERLIDALEAELAPLTKFILPGGSPLASQLHLARTVCRRAERRVTALVERQHVEPRLVRWLNRLADLLFVMARWVNRREGREETTWSGGGGE, from the coding sequence ATGAAGATCTACACCCGCACCGGCGACGACGGCACCACCGGACTGATCGGCGCCGGCCGCGTCCCGAAGCACGACCCGCGCGTCGAAGCCTGCGGCAGCGTGGACGAGCTCAACGCGGTCCTCGGCGTCGCGCGTGCGCTCGACGGGGGCCGGCTCGTGGACGCGCACCTGGCGAAACTGCAGTCGGCCCTTTTCCAGGTGGGCGCCGAGCTGGCGGCCGTGGACGAACGGGCGCTCGCCTCGCTCCACCGCGTCTCCGACGACGACATCCTCTCGATCGAACGGCTGATTGACGCGCTCGAAGCCGAGCTGGCGCCGCTCACGAAGTTCATCCTGCCCGGCGGCTCGCCGCTGGCGTCGCAACTGCACCTCGCGCGCACCGTCTGCCGGCGTGCCGAGCGTCGCGTCACCGCGCTCGTCGAACGCCAGCACGTCGAGCCGCGCCTCGTGCGCTGGCTGAACCGGCTTGCCGACCTGTTGTTCGTGATGGCGCGCTGGGTGAACCGGCGCGAAGGCCGCGAGGAGACGACCTGGTCGGGCGGCGGCGGGGAATGA